The following proteins are encoded in a genomic region of Ornithinibacillus sp. 4-3:
- a CDS encoding ABC transporter ATP-binding protein, with protein MSNIIEFKNVTKRFKDFSIENINLQIKQGYVTGFIGANGAGKSTTMKLMMNLLQPDVGEISVFGLDYAKHEKEIKERMGFVYDSNVFYENLNLKDIRKIVAPSYKKWSDKQFYDYIKQFELPLNKAIKTFSKGMQMKASLAMALSHDAEFIMMDEPTAGLDPVFRRELLDILQDIMKDGRRTLFFSTHVTSDIERIADYIAFIQKGKILFNDSIDDVQERYALVKGSTTLLNRDIEKSFIKIERSSSEFQALTNDATRVRVLLGDQVDIERASLEDIMFYAKGADHQHV; from the coding sequence ATGAGCAATATAATAGAATTTAAAAATGTAACTAAGCGTTTTAAAGATTTTTCCATAGAAAATATCAATCTACAAATAAAACAAGGCTATGTAACAGGATTTATTGGGGCAAACGGAGCTGGCAAGTCTACAACAATGAAGCTGATGATGAACCTTTTACAACCAGATGTAGGAGAGATAAGTGTATTTGGATTAGATTATGCCAAGCATGAGAAAGAAATAAAGGAACGCATGGGATTTGTTTATGATAGTAATGTGTTTTATGAGAATTTAAATTTAAAAGATATACGAAAGATTGTAGCACCCTCATATAAAAAATGGAGTGACAAGCAATTTTATGACTATATAAAACAGTTTGAACTGCCATTAAATAAAGCGATTAAAACTTTTTCAAAAGGAATGCAAATGAAAGCTTCCTTGGCAATGGCTTTATCCCATGATGCAGAATTTATCATGATGGATGAGCCGACAGCTGGATTAGATCCAGTTTTCCGGAGAGAGCTGTTAGATATACTACAAGATATTATGAAGGATGGAAGACGGACGCTATTCTTTTCCACTCATGTTACCAGTGATATAGAACGGATTGCTGACTATATTGCTTTTATTCAAAAAGGAAAAATTCTTTTTAATGATTCGATAGATGATGTGCAAGAGCGTTATGCTTTGGTCAAAGGAAGTACTACTTTACTGAATCGTGATATAGAAAAAAGTTTTATAAAGATAGAGCGTTCTTCTAGTGAATTTCAAGCTTTAACAAACGATGCAACGAGAGTAAGGGTTTTATTAGGAGATCAAGTAGACATTGAAAGAGCTAGTTTAGAGGATATTATGTTTTATGCGAAAGGAGCGGATCATCAGCATGTTTAA
- a CDS encoding ABC-2 transporter permease — protein sequence MFNLIKKDLIIQKSQLFLFIPVIVFFAIFGGHLSPAVIFLAASTYIPMNGYIYDERVESNIFLNSLPYTRKEIVAAKYIGGIVYMIISMGIAGIILYLFNYSYIIKDIAIAAGLFFAFAAIAFPLFYILKPGYIGTAVLIGFIFLVVVMPPIIRFLGKHLTAITEFFTSLSTTTLYLTGSVIAIGLYLISWLFSQFIYQRKAF from the coding sequence ATGTTTAACTTGATAAAAAAAGATTTAATCATACAAAAATCTCAATTATTTCTGTTCATTCCAGTTATTGTTTTCTTTGCGATTTTTGGAGGGCATTTGAGTCCTGCTGTCATTTTTCTGGCTGCAAGTACTTATATACCTATGAATGGATATATTTACGATGAACGGGTAGAATCGAATATTTTTCTTAATTCTTTACCCTATACACGAAAAGAGATTGTTGCAGCAAAATACATCGGAGGTATTGTTTATATGATTATATCAATGGGGATAGCTGGAATTATTCTGTATTTATTTAATTACAGCTATATAATCAAAGATATAGCCATCGCCGCTGGATTGTTCTTTGCTTTTGCAGCTATCGCTTTTCCGTTATTTTATATATTAAAACCTGGTTATATAGGAACAGCAGTTTTAATCGGATTTATTTTCTTAGTAGTGGTTATGCCACCAATTATCCGATTCTTAGGAAAACATCTTACAGCGATTACAGAATTTTTTACAAGTTTGTCGACAACAACTCTTTATCTTACTGGATCAGTTATCGCTATTGGTCTATATCTGATTTCTTGGCTGTTTAGTCAATTTATTTATCAACGCAAAGCATTCTGA
- a CDS encoding YfzA family protein, whose protein sequence is MKNWLINIGYFLVLNLILLIVDGTPLVDNFTKFSNFGNVVLQTGIFTKWFNFYDTPFFNVVLLFALVHIITFPFYQILFKKPASK, encoded by the coding sequence ATGAAAAATTGGTTAATTAATATTGGGTACTTTTTAGTTCTTAATTTAATATTGTTGATTGTGGATGGTACGCCTCTTGTTGATAATTTTACCAAATTTAGTAATTTTGGAAACGTAGTTTTACAGACAGGAATTTTTACAAAATGGTTCAATTTTTATGATACTCCATTCTTTAATGTGGTTTTATTGTTCGCTTTAGTTCATATAATAACATTTCCTTTTTATCAAATTCTTTTTAAGAAACCAGCTAGTAAGTAA
- a CDS encoding dynamin family protein, with protein sequence MTSIDIKSKQITLQHIVALYDVMKKHQDDVNAGKLLDLYEKMNKDQFIISFSGHFSAGKSSMINALLEEEILPKSPIPTSANIVEITNGNGNAKIHFYDEAPKEYQAPYDIEMIKEYCKDKNTVKKIELSTSKDIIPEDCIIVDTPGIDAADDADRVITESFLHVVDRLFYVMDYNHVQSDVNLHFLKQIQEKGIPFFIIINQVDKHNEAEIPFTSFDESVRLTFEQWNLEPEQIFYTSLFDQENIHNQYAIVKETIFNILENRKQVENTLEHAINGLLKDHNKFLKQSYDEKLATFATEEMDEEEANELREAKAKLLTIQNQPQQLEEEFQFDLSETLKNAYLMPAALREKASEFLESQQKDFKIGFFGAKKKTEAEQERRMNEFLEELQKNIETSIQWKLRDKIIALLSKYKVSSPQLMEFTKQFSITYTGEDLLSQIKRGAKFSGDYVLNYTNDVSAHIKGKFRTQAQHLWEEIQQEIHQSAEKEATQYEKQASKFEELAAVEAEKAKLADELDNKKEVAKSTLEEPHATDAALELIEHDRKNNIQVSQVVQYVEKEKSAAKAVEKKEEPVISHSKSQHSIADVIESIENTIATVENVHGFQEIIEDLLDKKRRLDHRTLTIALFGAFSAGKSSFANALIGQSVLPSSPNPTTAVINRIAPVTEEHKHGTVVIQLKSEETLLQDLISITKDFSPESENLDTMVKWIRDKKMMEHASINKTYQSYLRAVLAGYDHNKNDIGNVKTITLEDFAEYVTDETKACYIELVTLYYDCSLTQLGITLVDTPGADSVNARHTNVAFDYIKYADAILYVTYYNHALNRADKDFLMQLGRIKESFELDKMFFIINASDLAADESELSLVKEYVQEQLLQLGIRFPRIYPVSSKRSLEEKQSREELNERMEIFETEFYQFINEDLPSLTMESALWDIKRAYEWMTNYIETVHLSTQEKETYQADLQEKNGLLIKEVETVNATMYEERIIQRIERQLHYVKERMGIRFHDMFKDKFNPTTINESGQKGMRQIEASLKELLDYTGYELLQEIRAVSLRIEAFIKELSKEVYEDLSKQLKTIDSKFSLPMMASEELVTPAYEQAFLNIDFSEFNKAMKRFKGPKAFFVENEKEIMKEDIYESLVPHIEDYISTNNQTMDQAYKEQWQQVIEERNTQVKKNIQNYIDNLLAITSETVDIDMLQEKQDQLAQIISEK encoded by the coding sequence TTGACTTCGATAGATATAAAATCAAAACAAATCACATTACAGCATATTGTTGCACTTTATGATGTAATGAAAAAGCATCAAGATGATGTGAATGCAGGAAAGCTTTTGGATCTTTATGAGAAAATGAATAAGGATCAATTTATTATTAGTTTTTCAGGACATTTTTCAGCTGGTAAATCTTCCATGATTAATGCTCTATTAGAGGAAGAAATTTTGCCAAAAAGTCCAATCCCAACAAGTGCCAATATTGTTGAGATTACGAATGGAAATGGAAATGCTAAAATTCATTTTTATGATGAAGCACCAAAGGAATATCAAGCGCCTTATGATATTGAGATGATTAAAGAATATTGTAAGGATAAAAATACAGTAAAGAAAATTGAATTAAGTACATCGAAGGATATTATTCCTGAGGATTGTATCATTGTGGATACACCTGGGATTGATGCAGCTGATGATGCAGACCGAGTGATTACAGAGTCTTTTTTACATGTAGTAGATAGACTCTTCTATGTGATGGATTATAATCATGTGCAATCTGATGTAAACTTACACTTCTTAAAACAAATTCAGGAAAAAGGAATTCCATTCTTTATTATTATCAATCAAGTAGATAAACATAATGAAGCAGAAATTCCTTTCACGTCTTTTGATGAAAGTGTTCGTCTTACTTTTGAACAGTGGAATCTAGAACCAGAGCAAATTTTCTACACTTCCTTATTTGATCAAGAGAATATCCATAATCAATATGCAATCGTAAAAGAAACCATTTTTAATATATTAGAAAATCGTAAACAAGTAGAAAACACATTAGAGCATGCTATAAATGGTCTTCTTAAGGATCATAATAAATTTTTAAAACAATCCTATGATGAGAAGCTAGCAACATTTGCGACTGAGGAAATGGATGAAGAGGAAGCAAATGAATTACGTGAAGCGAAAGCAAAATTATTAACGATTCAGAACCAGCCACAGCAATTGGAAGAAGAATTCCAATTTGATTTATCAGAAACGTTGAAAAATGCATATTTAATGCCAGCAGCTTTAAGAGAGAAAGCTAGTGAATTTTTAGAATCACAGCAAAAAGATTTTAAAATAGGTTTCTTTGGAGCGAAAAAGAAGACAGAAGCAGAACAAGAGCGGAGAATGAATGAATTTTTAGAGGAATTACAAAAGAATATTGAAACTTCTATTCAATGGAAGCTACGTGATAAAATCATTGCTTTACTATCAAAATATAAGGTATCTAGCCCACAGCTAATGGAGTTTACGAAGCAATTTTCCATTACATATACAGGAGAAGACCTGCTTTCTCAAATCAAAAGAGGTGCAAAGTTTAGTGGGGATTATGTTCTAAACTATACCAATGATGTGAGTGCACATATTAAGGGGAAATTTAGAACACAAGCGCAGCATTTATGGGAAGAAATTCAACAGGAAATTCATCAATCTGCGGAAAAAGAAGCTACTCAATATGAAAAACAAGCTTCTAAATTTGAAGAATTAGCTGCTGTAGAAGCAGAGAAGGCGAAGCTTGCTGATGAACTAGACAATAAAAAAGAAGTAGCAAAATCTACTTTAGAAGAGCCACATGCAACAGATGCAGCTTTGGAGCTTATTGAGCATGATCGCAAAAATAATATCCAAGTCTCTCAAGTAGTTCAATACGTTGAAAAAGAGAAATCTGCAGCTAAAGCGGTAGAGAAGAAGGAAGAGCCAGTTATTTCACACAGCAAGAGTCAGCATTCTATTGCAGATGTGATTGAATCCATTGAAAATACGATTGCTACCGTTGAAAATGTACATGGCTTCCAAGAAATTATTGAGGATTTATTAGACAAGAAACGTCGTTTAGATCATCGTACATTAACTATTGCATTATTTGGTGCTTTTAGTGCAGGTAAATCATCTTTTGCCAATGCATTAATAGGTCAAAGTGTATTGCCATCTTCACCGAATCCAACTACTGCTGTAATTAATCGTATTGCACCTGTTACAGAAGAACATAAGCATGGTACGGTTGTTATTCAACTGAAGAGTGAAGAAACATTATTGCAGGATCTTATTTCGATTACAAAGGATTTTTCACCTGAAAGTGAAAATCTAGATACGATGGTAAAATGGATTCGCGATAAAAAAATGATGGAGCATGCTAGTATCAATAAAACATATCAGTCGTATTTACGTGCCGTATTAGCTGGATATGATCATAATAAAAATGATATTGGTAATGTAAAAACAATTACTTTAGAAGATTTTGCAGAATATGTAACAGATGAAACAAAGGCTTGTTATATCGAGCTTGTAACCCTTTATTATGACTGTTCTCTAACGCAGCTTGGCATTACGTTAGTAGACACTCCTGGGGCAGATTCTGTTAATGCAAGACATACAAATGTAGCATTTGATTATATTAAATATGCGGATGCTATCTTATATGTAACTTATTATAACCATGCTTTAAATAGAGCAGATAAAGACTTTTTAATGCAGTTAGGTCGAATTAAAGAATCATTTGAACTAGACAAGATGTTCTTTATTATTAATGCATCTGATCTTGCAGCAGATGAATCAGAGCTATCATTAGTTAAAGAATATGTACAAGAACAGCTCTTACAGTTAGGAATTCGTTTTCCTAGAATCTATCCTGTTTCAAGTAAACGTTCGTTAGAAGAGAAGCAGAGTAGAGAAGAGCTTAATGAAAGAATGGAAATCTTTGAAACAGAGTTTTATCAGTTTATTAACGAAGATTTACCTTCTTTAACAATGGAGTCGGCATTATGGGATATAAAGCGTGCCTATGAATGGATGACGAATTATATTGAAACTGTTCACTTAAGTACACAAGAGAAAGAAACGTATCAGGCTGACCTACAAGAAAAGAATGGTTTACTTATTAAAGAAGTCGAAACAGTCAATGCGACGATGTATGAGGAGAGAATTATTCAACGAATCGAACGTCAATTACATTATGTAAAAGAAAGAATGGGCATTAGGTTCCATGATATGTTTAAAGATAAATTTAATCCAACCACGATTAATGAATCCGGACAAAAAGGAATGCGTCAAATAGAAGCTTCCTTGAAGGAGTTATTAGATTATACAGGTTATGAATTGCTTCAAGAAATCCGAGCTGTTTCTTTGAGAATAGAAGCGTTTATCAAAGAATTAAGTAAAGAAGTGTATGAGGATTTAAGTAAGCAGTTAAAAACAATTGATTCGAAGTTCTCCTTACCAATGATGGCTAGTGAGGAGTTAGTTACACCAGCTTATGAGCAAGCATTTTTAAATATTGATTTTAGTGAATTTAATAAAGCGATGAAACGCTTTAAGGGGCCTAAAGCATTCTTTGTAGAGAATGAGAAAGAAATAATGAAAGAAGATATCTATGAATCCTTAGTCCCTCATATCGAAGATTATATTTCTACTAATAATCAAACAATGGATCAAGCATATAAAGAACAGTGGCAGCAAGTAATTGAAGAGCGCAATACACAAGTGAAGAAGAATATTCAAAACTATATTGATAATTTACTTGCGATTACTTCTGAAACAGTGGATATTGATATGCTTCAAGAAAAACAGGATCAATTAGCACAAATTATTTCTGAGAAGTAA
- a CDS encoding 5'-3' exonuclease H3TH domain-containing protein — translation MTERILLVDGMALLFRGFYATSFTGNYMITSNGTPTNGVFQFLRYFTNAIETFEPTHVICCWDMGSKTFRTEMYPAYKGNREAPPEELIPQFDLVKEVVEAYQVPNIGLVNYEADDCIGTFSRKFSNTHDVLILTGDHDMLQLVDYQISVAIMRKGIGNYEVYNQENFAEKMGVIPSQIIDMKGLTGDSADNYPGVKGIGEKTALKLLSEYETIDNLLENVHLLTKGLQKKINENMDMLHLSRELAKIKCDVPIECTLEHAIWKYEKEKVNDFLTELEIRKAETFLI, via the coding sequence ATGACAGAGAGAATCTTACTTGTAGATGGAATGGCTTTATTATTTCGTGGTTTTTACGCTACATCTTTTACAGGAAATTACATGATAACAAGTAATGGCACACCTACAAATGGAGTGTTTCAATTTCTACGCTATTTTACAAATGCGATTGAAACTTTCGAGCCTACACATGTCATTTGCTGTTGGGATATGGGAAGCAAAACATTCCGTACAGAGATGTATCCAGCATATAAGGGGAATAGAGAGGCTCCACCAGAGGAGCTTATCCCTCAATTTGATTTAGTAAAGGAAGTTGTAGAAGCATATCAGGTTCCTAATATTGGTTTAGTCAATTATGAGGCAGACGATTGCATTGGTACATTTTCTAGAAAATTTAGCAATACCCATGATGTACTTATTCTTACAGGCGATCATGATATGCTGCAATTGGTTGATTATCAAATTAGTGTAGCTATTATGCGTAAAGGAATCGGAAATTATGAAGTGTATAACCAAGAGAACTTTGCAGAGAAAATGGGGGTTATTCCAAGCCAAATCATTGATATGAAAGGCTTAACTGGTGATTCTGCTGATAATTATCCAGGTGTAAAGGGAATTGGAGAAAAAACGGCACTTAAACTATTAAGTGAGTATGAAACAATTGATAATTTACTAGAGAATGTACATCTGCTAACAAAAGGCTTGCAGAAGAAGATAAACGAGAACATGGATATGCTGCACCTTTCCCGTGAACTAGCTAAAATTAAATGTGATGTACCGATAGAATGTACTTTAGAACATGCGATTTGGAAATATGAAAAAGAAAAGGTAAATGATTTTCTTACAGAACTAGAAATTCGCAAGGCAGAAACGTTCTTAATCTAA
- a CDS encoding D-serine ammonia-lyase: MSFSKEVIQQYTEKFPLLNQIIGLEEVVWFNPKIRSVTEVDATELSIYDMKDSEKLWQRFAPFLEKSFPEELKESKGIIESPLRQINQMREQLNDVFSSNIEGNLFVKCDNELSIAGSVKARGSFFEILHYAERLAIEAGLITKEDNYEKFTEQQFKDFFSQYSIGVGSTGNLGLGIGIMSAKLGFNVSVFMSADAKQWKKDLLREKGATVYEFDGDFSEAIKIGREKTLEQPNGYFVDDEDSEHLFLGYSTAAFRLKKQLDEQGVVVDKDHPLFVYLPCGVGGAPGGIMFGLKQVFGDHVHCFFVEPTEAPAVLIGLLTEEKDKVCVQDFGISNRTEADGLAVGRGSRFATMISEQLVSGVYTLEDKHLFEFLALLKDSENIFVEPSATAGFYGPKQISGTDYIAKQGLKADQITHIVWATGGSLVPEEERQALYRKGKDSLEK; this comes from the coding sequence ATGAGTTTTTCTAAAGAAGTGATTCAGCAGTATACAGAAAAATTTCCACTTTTAAATCAAATTATTGGTTTAGAAGAAGTAGTATGGTTTAATCCAAAGATTCGTAGTGTAACAGAGGTAGATGCAACAGAGCTATCGATTTATGATATGAAAGATTCAGAGAAGCTTTGGCAGCGTTTTGCTCCATTTCTAGAAAAGAGTTTCCCTGAAGAATTAAAGGAATCGAAAGGAATTATCGAATCTCCTTTACGTCAAATTAATCAGATGCGTGAGCAATTAAATGATGTATTTTCATCTAATATTGAAGGAAATCTTTTCGTGAAATGTGATAATGAGCTATCCATTGCTGGTTCCGTAAAAGCTAGAGGTAGTTTTTTCGAAATATTACATTATGCAGAAAGACTAGCAATTGAAGCAGGATTAATTACAAAAGAGGATAATTATGAAAAATTCACAGAGCAACAATTTAAAGATTTCTTTAGCCAGTATTCCATTGGTGTTGGTTCAACTGGAAATTTAGGCTTAGGTATTGGCATCATGAGTGCGAAATTAGGATTTAATGTATCTGTATTTATGTCTGCTGATGCAAAACAGTGGAAAAAAGATCTTTTGCGAGAAAAAGGTGCTACTGTTTATGAATTCGATGGAGATTTTAGTGAAGCAATTAAAATCGGTCGTGAAAAAACATTAGAGCAGCCAAATGGTTATTTCGTAGATGATGAAGATTCTGAGCATTTATTTTTAGGATATAGTACAGCTGCATTTCGTCTAAAAAAACAATTAGACGAACAAGGTGTAGTAGTAGATAAAGACCACCCATTATTTGTTTATTTACCTTGTGGGGTAGGTGGTGCTCCAGGTGGAATTATGTTTGGCCTAAAACAAGTATTCGGAGATCATGTGCATTGTTTCTTTGTCGAACCAACAGAAGCTCCTGCTGTACTAATCGGCCTGTTAACAGAAGAAAAAGATAAAGTTTGTGTACAGGATTTTGGCATTAGTAATCGCACTGAAGCAGATGGACTTGCTGTTGGAAGAGGTTCTCGTTTTGCAACAATGATTAGTGAACAATTAGTGAGTGGAGTATATACATTAGAGGACAAGCATTTATTTGAATTCTTAGCACTGCTAAAGGATAGTGAAAATATTTTTGTCGAGCCTTCAGCTACAGCCGGATTCTATGGACCAAAACAAATCTCAGGTACAGATTATATAGCTAAGCAAGGTTTGAAAGCAGATCAAATTACACACATTGTTTGGGCAACAGGCGGATCATTAGTACCTGAAGAGGAGCGTCAGGCGCTTTATCGTAAAGGGAAAGATAGTTTAGAAAAATAA
- a CDS encoding UPF0182 family protein, translating to MDRKQNNTINMPDWRKFRKMIRNISIILILLIVVFTLGIPAFHWLIEYIWMDSLGFGKVYTTILTSKIMLVAVGFILFALTSYFTLFWIRHAYLKQFHASKLPSIVSNRKISNGMIIFVSFIMGVIGSSIVQGIGWEPSLKLLNQESYGITDPFFGMDVSFYVFTLPFINFVIYVLLSLAIFYLMIEFAAYAFFNMYRENRTAQLHLGVTLAFIGLLLAGQHLLAPFETLLTDQVNIFQKSVVHGLSFTDKVINIPKSYLLAAVVLFAAIWMITIIVRGKLHKIFFPIVLYVGLVIIGQLASVVVQNFIVAPNEFARETPYLEHNLNFTRAAYGLDEITEEEHPGNYSLDEDMVTRNELTLDNVRLNDSRPLLDIYNQLQTFRTYYKFNDMDIDRYEIDGEYEQVFIGARELSTNDLPSQAQTWVNRTLRYTHGYGVAMSHVNKVTNQGQPEYMLRNIPSEGVLDVTRPQIYFGEEPYGNVIVNSKVDEFDYPTGDENATNRFEEDTGINLSGINRFLFAASEKSFRMLFSDRITGESQLLATRNIMDRVERIAPFFEYDSDPYIVVRDDGTLVWIIDAYLTAEHYPYAETYNGNKSYIRNSVKVVVDAYSGEVNYYIVDPDDPLLKTYSKMFPDLFTEEIPEDIKAHFRYPEMLFKIQAKMYGTYHMSNLEVFYNREDYWEFPTEKYFNQDIEMEPYYITMKLEEETDEEFILMMPYTPKKRQNMIAWMGVRNDGDNYGEIFVYRFPKQKNIYGPQQIENRINQDSVISQQLNLWSQGGSEVIRGNLLAIPIEDTVLYVEPVYIESSNETSLPEVKQVVMAYEDHIVMEETFDKSLDKILQLVDSGYTSDDKEQEDESPDSSPQPIVGAEEQLSHIAERFTAYQEALANGEWKAAGEILEEIEQMLEEVE from the coding sequence TTGGATAGAAAGCAAAACAACACTATAAATATGCCAGATTGGCGTAAGTTTCGTAAAATGATTCGAAATATCAGTATTATTTTGATCTTACTAATTGTGGTCTTCACATTAGGTATTCCTGCATTTCATTGGTTAATCGAGTACATTTGGATGGATTCATTAGGATTTGGTAAGGTATATACAACCATTTTAACCAGTAAAATAATGCTTGTTGCAGTAGGTTTTATTTTGTTTGCTCTTACTTCATATTTTACTTTATTTTGGATTCGTCATGCTTATTTAAAACAATTTCATGCATCAAAGCTACCATCAATCGTTTCGAATCGAAAAATAAGCAATGGAATGATAATTTTCGTATCCTTTATTATGGGAGTAATAGGTAGTAGCATTGTTCAAGGTATTGGTTGGGAACCATCTTTGAAATTGTTGAATCAAGAAAGCTACGGAATTACCGATCCATTCTTTGGCATGGATGTTTCATTTTATGTGTTTACATTACCATTTATTAATTTTGTTATTTATGTATTATTAAGCTTAGCAATTTTTTATTTAATGATTGAATTTGCAGCATATGCATTTTTTAACATGTATCGCGAAAATCGTACGGCACAGCTTCATTTAGGAGTGACACTAGCATTTATTGGATTATTACTTGCTGGACAGCATCTATTGGCACCATTTGAAACATTGCTGACAGACCAAGTGAATATTTTCCAGAAGAGTGTTGTTCACGGGCTAAGTTTCACAGATAAAGTAATCAACATACCCAAATCTTATCTATTAGCAGCTGTTGTACTATTTGCAGCAATTTGGATGATTACAATTATTGTTCGAGGTAAATTACATAAAATTTTCTTCCCAATTGTGTTATATGTAGGATTGGTTATTATAGGACAACTTGCATCAGTTGTTGTTCAGAACTTCATTGTTGCACCAAATGAGTTTGCTCGTGAGACACCGTATTTAGAGCATAATCTTAATTTTACTCGAGCGGCATATGGTTTAGATGAAATTACAGAGGAAGAACATCCTGGTAATTATTCTCTAGATGAAGATATGGTGACAAGAAATGAGTTAACACTTGATAATGTGCGTTTAAATGATTCACGACCATTGCTAGATATTTATAATCAATTACAAACCTTCCGTACATATTATAAATTCAATGATATGGATATTGATCGCTATGAAATTGATGGAGAATATGAGCAAGTCTTTATTGGTGCTAGAGAACTAAGTACAAATGATTTACCTTCTCAAGCGCAAACCTGGGTTAACCGCACACTTCGTTATACACATGGTTATGGTGTTGCGATGAGTCATGTAAATAAGGTAACGAATCAAGGACAACCAGAGTATATGTTGAGAAATATACCTTCTGAAGGGGTTTTAGATGTTACACGTCCGCAAATCTACTTCGGTGAGGAACCGTATGGAAATGTTATCGTGAATTCGAAGGTAGATGAATTTGATTATCCAACGGGTGATGAGAATGCGACAAATCGATTTGAAGAAGATACAGGTATCAATTTAAGTGGCATCAATCGCTTCTTATTTGCGGCAAGTGAGAAATCCTTCCGCATGCTGTTTTCTGATCGAATTACAGGTGAAAGTCAACTATTAGCCACAAGAAATATTATGGATCGTGTAGAAAGAATTGCACCATTTTTTGAATATGATAGTGATCCGTATATCGTTGTTCGTGATGATGGAACATTAGTATGGATTATTGACGCTTATCTAACTGCTGAGCATTATCCTTATGCAGAAACATATAATGGAAATAAAAGCTATATTCGAAACTCTGTAAAAGTAGTAGTTGATGCATATTCTGGTGAAGTGAATTACTATATTGTAGATCCAGATGATCCATTATTAAAAACATATTCGAAAATGTTTCCAGATTTATTTACAGAAGAAATCCCTGAGGATATAAAGGCGCATTTCCGTTATCCTGAAATGCTATTTAAAATTCAAGCGAAAATGTATGGAACCTACCATATGTCCAATTTAGAAGTATTTTATAATCGAGAGGACTATTGGGAATTTCCTACAGAGAAATACTTTAATCAAGATATCGAAATGGAACCATACTATATTACGATGAAGTTGGAAGAGGAAACCGATGAAGAATTTATCTTAATGATGCCGTACACGCCCAAAAAACGTCAAAATATGATTGCTTGGATGGGTGTTCGAAATGATGGAGATAATTATGGTGAAATCTTTGTATACCGTTTTCCAAAGCAAAAAAATATTTATGGTCCGCAACAAATTGAGAATAGAATCAACCAAGATAGTGTTATTTCACAGCAATTAAATCTATGGTCTCAAGGCGGCTCAGAGGTTATTCGAGGAAACTTATTGGCAATTCCAATTGAAGACACCGTTTTATATGTAGAACCTGTCTATATTGAATCATCTAATGAAACTTCATTACCTGAAGTAAAACAAGTTGTAATGGCATATGAAGACCATATTGTAATGGAAGAGACATTTGACAAATCATTAGATAAGATTTTACAACTAGTAGACTCTGGCTACACATCAGATGATAAAGAGCAAGAAGATGAAAGTCCAGATAGCTCTCCACAACCTATTGTCGGTGCAGAAGAGCAATTATCACATATTGCAGAACGCTTCACTGCATATCAAGAAGCATTAGCAAATGGAGAATGGAAAGCAGCAGGAGAAATTCTGGAAGAAATAGAACAAATGTTAGAAGAAGTAGAATAA